Proteins encoded together in one Ogataea parapolymorpha DL-1 chromosome III, whole genome shotgun sequence window:
- a CDS encoding Protein UTH1 — MKVSTVLASMALISSSLAAPMAHEHHHHKREAAVVYVTHTVVVDSNGQLSTLNAQVAVPTTDSSESSSATSTSKATSTSSSSKTSTTSTSSSSSSSGSSSGSSSISGDLSDFSGPTEEFEDGTIKCSDFPSGQGVVAVDWLGFGGWASIMKEDGTTSSSCEDGFYCSYACQAGMSKTQYPSTQPSDGKSIGGLYCKNGYLYKSNSNSKYLCEWGQDSGYVQSSIDKDIALCRTDYPGSENMVVPTLLEAGGKAPLSVVDEDNYYHWQGGKTSAQYYVNNAGVSIEDGCVWGDSSSGVGNWAPLVIGSGYTNGNTYLSLIPNPNNKDAPNYNVKIEATDGSVINGDCSYINGNFNGDNTDGCTVTVTKGSAVIKFY, encoded by the coding sequence ATGAAGGTTTCTACTGTTTTGGCCTCTATGGCTCTTATTTCCTCCTCATTGGCTGCTCCTATGGCCCACGAGCACCACCACCACAAGAGAGAGGCTGCTGTCGTCTACGTGACCCACactgttgttgttgattCGAACGGCCAGTTGTCCACTTTGAACGCCCAGGTTGCCGTTCCAACCACGGACAGTTCTGAGTCTTCTTCTGCTACCTCCACCTCTAAGGCAACCTCGacctcctcttcttcgaAGACTAGCACCACCTCaacctccagctccagctccagctctggctccagctctggatcCTCCTCCATCAGCGGTGACCTTAGCGACTTTTCGGGCCCAACCGAGGAGTTCGAGGATGGCACCATCAAATGTTCCGACTTCCCATCTGGTCAGGGTGTTGTTGCCGTTGACTGGCTTGGATTCGGTGGATGGGCTTCCATCATGAAGGAGGATGGTAccacctcttcttcttgtgAGGACGGCTTCTACTGTTCTTACGCTTGTCAGGCAGGTATGTCCAAAACTCAGTACCCATCCACCCAACCATCCGACGGAAAGTCGATCGGTGGTCTCTACTGCAAAAACGGATACCTCTACAAGTCGAACTCTAACTCCAAGTACTTGTGTGAGTGGGGTCAGGACAGTGGCTATGTCCAGTCCAGCATCGACAAGGATATTGCTCTATGCAGAACCGACTACCCAGGTTCCGAGAACATGGTTGTTCCAACTTTGTTGGAGGCCGGTGGAAAGGCTCCATTGAGTGTCGTCGATGAGGACAACTACTACCACTGGCAGGGAGGCAAGACTTCTGCTCAGTACTACGTCAACAACGCCGGTGTCTCGATCGAGGACGGATGTGTCTGGGGTGACTCTTCGTCTGGTGTTGGTAACTGGGCTCCTTTGGTTATTGGTTCTGGCTACACCAACGGCAACACCTATTTGTCGCTGATTCCAAACCCTAACAACAAGGACGCACCAAACTACAacgtcaagatcgaggcCACCGACGGCTCCGTTATCAACGGTGATTGCTCGTACATTAACGGTAACTTCAACGGTGACAACACCGATGGATGCACCGTCACTGTCACCAAGGGCTCTGCCGTGATCAAGTTCTACTAG
- a CDS encoding pH-response regulator protein palA/RIM20 — protein METKLLSVPFRKTDRVSLYTCLKGVIDSEFYQSSSNFDKNLQEIDQLRKAAEAPSGSLESIALLKRYYVQLASIQIKFPEDSIESPWYGTLGIRVDGPFTYRSITYERANVLYQIAAAYSLLALNVDDKHSLDGIKQSCIYLQHSAGYFELLRTHIIPQLTSVPLELRSEVLETLQLLMLAQAQEKFWFFALKSDLKNTVISKLSAQVSQFYADSLALAKKTVCFKKDWIEHIQVKTLHFKAAAYYRCSIHSGEQEKYGEEIAYLREAEQVFNTKLPKLDGELALEDFKMLRQTVHDRLRKAERENDLIYLQDIPKVAPLTKVSMVKSILPEELVDLHKAINSGEYGRPLFEGLVPYSVIQVAMSYKDRVENYFVVNFKEPLQELNKKIDMLISETGVTAQVEAILKPQSIPNWVWENKEKLEQLRWQSTLRELETELREARRDARPQLDKLWEEVRLARENDHQQRRLHGSKWQVPDFDESGAECYELLNKLETYLDQSTKGDRIIFQQIKDLKPYLKVYESAETLEEFIPKSQILDLNPDFKEVVFKLDDKVKQLKNLKNERHEFLENLRVKMSENQILMQVTEQYKKLVSQNIAVDENSMQFILDESLRKFDAELGFLTSTATIQDSDTSLIYDLYDIFKSGKRQLQGGKERETALRVLQDTMNGYLEVVENLKQGIHFYQDYMENLASARQKVCDFLTNRRLLVSNL, from the coding sequence ATGGAAACAAAACTGTTGAGTGTTCCCTTTCGGAAGACAGATCGCGTGAGTTTATACACGTGTCTGAAGGGGGTGATTGATTCTGAGTTTTACCAGTCATCTTCGAATTTTGACAAGAACCTGCAGGAGATCGACCAGTTGCGCAAGGCGGCCGAGGCTCCGTCCGGCTCGCTAGAATCCATAGCTCTTCTTAAACGGTACTATGTCCAGTTAGCATCTATACAGATTAAGTTTCCCGAAGATTCGATTGAGTCTCCATGGTATGGCACTCTGGGGATTCGTGTGGATGGCCCCTTTACTTACAGATCAATAACCTATGAAAGAGCAAACGTGCTTTACCAAATAGCAGCGGCCTATTCTCTCCTGGCACTGAACGTTGATGATAAGCATAGTCTGGATGGAATTAAGCAGTCGTGCATCTATTTGCAGCACTCTGCCGGCTACTTTGAGCTTTTACGAACTCATATCATACCTCAGCTGACGAGTGTACCACTTGAGCTGCGATCTGAGGTTCTCGAGACGTTACAGCTACTGATGCTTGCGCAGGCACAGGAGAAATTTTGGTTTTTTGCCCTGAAGAGCGACTTGAAAAACACAGTCATCTCGAAGCTCTCTGCTCAAGTGTCGCAATTCTATGCCGATTCGCTTGCACTGGCTAAGAAAACTGTTTGTTTTAAAAAAGACTGGATTGAGCACATACAAGTTAAGACTTTGCATTTCAAGGCTGCGGCATACTACCGATGCTCAATTCACAGCGGagagcaggaaaaataCGGTGAAGAAATAGCGTATTTACGCGAGGCAGAGCAAGTTTTCAACACGAAACTGCCGAAACTGGACGGCGAGTTAGCTCTGGAGGACTTCAAGATGCTCCGACAGACAGTTCATGATAGATTGCGGAAAGCTGAACGTGAAAACGACCTGATATATCTACAGGACATACCCAAAGTGGCACCTCTCACCAAAGTCTCAATGGTGAAAAGCATTTTGCCCGAGGAATTGGTAGATTTGCATAAAGCCATTAATAGCGGCGAATACGGAAGACCGCTGTTTGAAGGACTAGTGCCTTATAGCGTGATCCAGGTTGCAATGTCCTACAAAGACCGTGTAGAAAACTATTTCGTGGTCAACTTTAAGGAACCGTTGcaggagctcaacaaaaaaattgatatGCTAATTAGTGAGACGGGCGTGACTGCCCAAGTTGAAGCAATCTTGAAGCCACAGAGCATACCTAATTGGGTTTGGGAAAACAAAGAGAAGTTGGAGCAACTGAGATGGCAAAGCACATTGAGAGAGCTAGAGACAGAGTTGCGCGAGGCGCGGCGTGATGCACGGCCTCAGTTGGACAAGCTCTGGGAAGAAGTGCGGCTGGCCCGAGAGAACGACCACCAACAGCGCAGATTGCACGGTTCGAAGTGGCAAGTCCCGGATTTTGACGAGTCTGGAGCCGAATGCTACGAACTGCTAAATAAGCTGGAGACGTATTTGGACCAGTCCACTAAGGGTGACCGCatcatttttcagcagatcaagGACCTCAAACCGTATTTGAAGGTTTACGAGTCGGCTGAAACTTTGGAAGAATTTATTCCCAAAAGCCAGATTTTGGATCTAAACCCGGATTTCAAAGAAGTAGTGTTCAAGTTGGATGACAAAGTGAAACAACTGAAAAACCTGAAAAACGAGCGCCATGAATTCCTAGAGAACTTGAGAGTCAAGATGAGCGAGAACCAGATCTTGATGCAGGTAACAGAACAGTACAAGAAACTCGTTTCGCAAAATATCGCTGTGGACGAGAACTCAATGCAGTTCATTTTAGATGAGAGTTTACGGAAGTTCGACGCAGAGCTCGGATTTTTGACTAGCACAGCCACGATCCAGGACAGCGACACATCGCTGATATACGACCTATACGATATCTTTAAGTCAGGGAAACGACAACTGCAAGGAGGCAAGGAGCGCGAGACAGCCTTACGGGTGTTGCAAGACACGATGAACGGCTATTTAgaggtggtggaaaacTTGAAGCAAGGTATTCACTTTTACCAGGACTATATGGAGAACCTAGCCTCGGCTCGGCAGAAGGTTTGCGATTTTCTCACTAACCGACGGCTACTGGTAAGTAATTTGTGA
- a CDS encoding Alpha-mannosidase, with amino-acid sequence MESEYPQLNVDAQFKPIDSIYENRLRQFIDEGGQYSSLMLPKFYTKARLDNGYKEGVEGYIELKTWAAPGLSKPLFKDVIPAKLDEFKPCRKGDRFGPAWSSHWFEVKIKVPAAWSDEELVILKWDSGGEALVFDAHGLPLQGLTGGGERVEFELPAAWRSTETTFYIEIGCNGMFGSTQDSYELRDADLVVPNLAARALYYDFWMIGDAARELQGAPKHKAREVCNRIMNIFDSDDPESILRCREVAKEYLGPDVDSEKVYEGKMSKYNAVYAIGNCHIDTAWLWDFATSKTKIARSWSTQLRLIDKYPEYVFAASAAQHFKWLKKYYPNLFARVKEYVAQGRFIPLGGSWVENDTNLPSGEGLARQFLLGQRWFEDLFGVKSNIYWLPDSFGYSSQIPQLCRLAEMPNFLTQKLSWNNINQFPENTFNWVGIDASQVLVHMPPANTYTADANFGDVKRSISGHKNLYNDQKGLLLYGKGDGGGGPNASMLERLRRIRGLSETAAGEMPTVQVGVTVSDFFDKLRSDTDNGEKLPAWRGELYLEFHRGTYTSQARVKHLMRTVELLMRDLEYLATKASLELDYRYPHRKIDRLWQDILLCQFHDVLPGSCIEKVYRDDVWPMLERVQRIELEMLAEIKKLFKPGKYILNTFGWDRAAVVRTGSSWMQKGYTAVSSKNGVLVPVESSQAVKYRSKIMHRDGVYVMENGRLRATISADGVVTSLYDLVHRREVLDGSKIGGVRYVLYSDTPLSFPAWDTELFSWDKHHFIKATKVEVLETGPLVSSLKVEHEISADSRITTVISLEALQSLADRTMLRFECHAEWHETYKFLKVQVPVSVYNDFASYETQFGITKRPTHFNTTWDIAKFECCCHKFVDYSDYNYGVSILNNNKYGANVHGNTMTLSLLRAPKYPDGNADMGSHSFNYAILPHSGALGAETIRAGWEFNERTSHVGDFGKSIVSVTGDENLILSNVKRGEDDSGMDSGHIYRNIPKKYVGQKTIVLRLYEALGGRARATIKVNYPVDKVFKTNLLEEEKEEIAVKDDAFEVVSRSFEVSTYKVVLKK; translated from the coding sequence ATGGAATCCGAGTATCCGCAATTGAACGTCGATGCGCAATTTAAGCCCATTGACTCCATCTACGAGAACCGGCTGCGCCAGTTCATCGATGAGGGCGGCCAGTACTCTAGTCTTATGCTCCCAAAGTTCTACACCAAGGCCCGTCTTGACAACGGCTACAAAGAAGGGGTCGAGGGCTACATTGAGCTGAAGACGTGGGCGGCCCCGGGTCTCTCGAAGCCGCTGTTCAAGGACGTTATCCCGGCGAAACTGGATGAATTCAAACCGTGCCGGAAGGGCGACCGTTTTGGCCCGGCCTGGTCGTCCCATTGGTTCGAGGTCAAAATTAAAGTCCCCGCTGCGTGgtccgacgaggagctggttATTCTCAAATGGGATTCTGGCGGCGAGGCGCTTGTGTTTGACGCCCACGGCCTGCCTCTGCAAGGCCTTACCGGTGGCGGGGAGCGCGTGGAGTTCGAGCTTCCGGCAGCGTGGCGGAGCACAGAAACCACGTTCTACATCGAAATTGGCTGCAATGGcatgtttggcagcacACAGGACAGCTACGAGCTGCGCGATGCCGACCTGGTTGTGCCAAACCTGGCTGCGCGCGCCCTGTACTACGACTTCTGGATGATTGGCGACGCCGCGCGGGAGCTACAGGGTGCTCCGAAACATAAGGCGCGCGAGGTGTGCAACCGTATCATGAACATTTTTGACAGCGACGACCCGGAAAGCATTTTGCGGTGTCGCgaggtggccaaggagTATCTGGGCCCGGATGTGGACTCGGAGAAAGTGTACGAGGGGAAGATGAGCAAGTATAACGCTGTGTATGCCATTGGCAACTGCCACATCGACACCGCGTGGCTGTGGGACTTTGCCACGTCCAAGACGAAAATTGCACGCAGCTGGTCCACACAGCTGCGTCTGATTGACAAATATCCAGAGTACGTGTTTGCTGCGTCTGCTGCGCAGCACTTTAAGTGGCTGAAGAAATACTATCCCAACTTGTTTGCCAGGGTGAAGGAGTACGTGGCGCAGGGCCGCTTCATCCCACTCGGTGGCAGCTGGGTCGAAAATGACACCAACCTGCCGAGCGGCGAGGGTCTGGCCAGACAATTTCTGCTGGGCCAGCGCTGGTTCGAAGACCTGTTTGGCGTCAAGAGCAACATCTACTGGCTGCCGGACTCGTTTGGATACTCGAGCCAGATCCCGCAACTGTGCCGGCTGGCCGAAATGCCGAACTTCTTGACGCAGAAGCTTTCGTGGAACAATATCAACCAGTTCCCGGAAAACACGTTCAACTGGGTCGGcatcgacgcgtcgcaGGTGCTGGTGCACATGCCACCCGCTAACACCTACACGGCAGACGCGAACTTTGGCGACGTGAAACGGTCGATCTCGGGCCACAAAAACCTGTACAACGACCAGAAAGGTCTGCTGCTGTACGGAAAGGGCGACGGTGGAGGCGGGCCGAACGCGTCGATGCTCGAGAGACTGCGGCGAATTAGAGGTCTTTCCGAGACTGCTGCCGGCGAGATGCCAACGGTCCAGGTCGGTGTCACCGTGTCGGactttttcgacaagctgcGAAGCGACACCGACAACGGCGAAAAATTGCCCGCCTGGCGCGGCGAGCTGTATTTGGAGTTTCATCGAGGTACGTACACGTCGCAGGCCCGCGTCAAGCACTTGATGCGCAccgtcgagctgctgatGCGCGACCTCGAGTACCTGGCTACCAAGGCCTCGTTGGAGCTAGATTACAGATATCCGCACCGCAAAATCGACCGTCTGTGGCAGGACATCCTGCTGTGCCAGTTCCACGACGTGCTACCAGGCTCCTGCATCGAGAAAGTGTACCGCGACGACGTCTGGCCAATGCTGGAGCGCGTGCAGCGTATAGAGCTCGAGATGCTCGCCGAGATCAAAAAACTGTTCAAGCCAGGCAAGTATATTCTCAACACGTTTGGCTGGGACCGTGCTGCCGTCGTGAGAACGggcagcagctggatgcAAAAAGGATACACCGCGGTGTCATCAAAAAATGGCGTTCTCGTGCCAGTCGAGTCGTCGCAGGCTGTCAAGTATCGGTCCAAGATTATGCATCGCGACGGCGTCTACGTGATGGAGAATGGTCGGCTACGTGCCACCATCAGCGCCGACGGCGTGGTGACGAGTCTGTACGACCTGGTGCACCGCCGCGAGGTGCTCGATGGCTCCAAGATTGGCGGCGTGCGCTACGTGCTGTACTCCGACACGCCCCTGAGCTTCCCTGCATGGGATACAGAGCTGTTTTCCTGGGACAAGCACCATTTCATCAAGGCCACAAAGGTGGAAGTGCTCGAGACGGGCCCGCTGGTGTCGTCGCTCAAGGTGGAGCATGAAATCTCGGCAGACAGCCGGATCACGACGGTGATCTCGCTGGAAGCTCTCCAGTCATTGGCCGACAGGACGATGCTCAGGTTCGAGTGCCATGCAGAATGGCACGAAACATATAAATTCCTCAAGGTGCAAGTCCCTGTTTCCGTGTACAATGACTTTGCCAGCTACGAGACGCAGTTTGGCATCACGAAGCGTCCAACTCACTTCAACACGACATGGGACATCGCCAAGTTCGAGTGCTGCTGCCacaagtttgtggactACTCGGACTACAACTACGGCGTGTCgatcctcaacaacaacaagtaCGGTGCCAATGTCCATGGCAACACCATGACGTTGTCTCTGCTACGTGCACCAAAGTATCCGGACGGCAACGCGGACATGGGCTCGCACTCGTTCAACTATGCGATCCTGCCACACAGCGGTGCCCTGGGTGCGGAAACCATTCGTGCGGGCTGGGAGTTTAACGAGCGTACGAGCCACGTTGGAGACTTTGGCAAGAGCATTGTTTCGGTTACGGGAGATGAAAATCTGATCCTGTCTAACGTCAAGCGTGGCGAGGACGATTCCGGTATGGACTCTGGCCATATTTACAGAAATATTCCGAAAAAGTACGTCGGCCAGAAAACTATCGTTCTACGTTTGTACGAGGCTCTTGGTGGCAGGGCTAGAGCTACGATCAAGGTGAACTATCCGGTCGACAAGGTGTTCAAGACCAATCTcctggaggaggagaaggaggagattgcTGTCAAGGATGACGCGTTTGAGGTGGTTTCCAGGAGTTTTGAGGTGTCCACCTACAAGGtggttttgaaaaaatag